The Terriglobales bacterium genomic interval GCGGCCATCACCAAAGGCCCGCCGAGCACGAATAGGAGGGCTATGCGGCCTGTAAGCATTCCGCACCTTGTTCGCTCTTATGATAGTGAATTCCGCAGGGATCATGCATTGCTCACAACCCTACGACTGTTTTTTGACGCTCGAACCAAGATCAACGGCATTCAAAATTCTTGGCGTCTTGCGTGTCACCGTGGCCTGTGTACTGAGCGTGTTTGGGATATGCGCACAACGGACGGCTTCGGCCTGGAAATGCTTTACCAGTCGCGATCACTGATTGAGGTGCGTTCCCTTTTTCCACCCACCCCACCATGGCTCCGAGCAAGTCGAATTGGTCGAGTGCTTGGCCTCCGCCGCAGTGTCCCATTCCTGGCACAAAGTAGAACTGACTCCACTTCGATACCGCTTCGGACCCGCCATTCGCAGCCGCCATATCCTTGTAGTAGCCGAACGTGTCGAGCGGCGAGAACCACGGATCGCTGGCGCCGTGGTAGAAGATTAGCTTTCCTCCATGTTGCGAGAAGGTAGTCAGGTTGGTGGACATGGAATCCACTAGCGGCTGCGCGTCTGTCAGCGCTTCCTTTTCAACATCAACCTCCATAGCAGTGGTAGCGGGTCCGAAAATTCCCGGACCCGGCGAGAGGATTCCACGAATGGGCCCGCTGGCCGTAATTCCTGTGTCGTATAAGGACCCCGGATAAACCTGGATTCCACCTGTTGTTGTTGGGCCGCCCATCGCCTTCTTGATCGCAGCAACTTTGTCCGGCGCTAGGCATGATTCGTTCTTCCCATTCTGGCACATGAGTATTGCAGGATCGAAGTCGCATGCGAGAGGATCGGAAATCATACCATCGGCAACTCCGTCTTTCGCATCGCACCGTTTCAACAGTCCTTCTGAAATGAGCTTGCGGTCATTGTCGGTGATGACCTGTGTGATGATCGGCTTGCCATCAGAGTCCTTTGGCGCAATTTGATTGAAGGCGACCGGAATCCACTTGCCGATTGCCAGATTGGAAAGTCCAGTGCGCATGGCGGGATCACCAGAGATGATGCCGTCGAAAACTGTGGGATAGCGTTGCGACAAGATCATCCCTTCGCGTCCGCCGGTGGAACAACCAGAAAAATACGAGAAGGATGGCGCTTTGCCGTAGTGCTGCGCGATAAGTTGTTTGCTCAGCTTCGCGACCTCGGCGTTGGCCAGATAAGCGAAGTCGAGATACGCCTGCTCGTCTTTCATAAACGCAAAATCAAATCCTGGATGATGGCTCTTATGACCTGTGTCCGTACTGACTACTGCGAAGCCGCGCATGAGTCCAGGTGTATCTCCCGCAGCGTTCAAACCCAGCGGGGACTGCACCACGCCGTTGCTGCCAGCGCCACCCTGCATCAAAAAATCGCTATTCCACTTGTCTGGCATTGCAAGCACAAAACGAATGCCGAACTCCTCGCCGTCAACACCGGTCCGACGATTGATCACACCTTCGACTCGGCAGTACGCAGGCAGCGGAGCACTGTGACCTGGTCCCCAGGGATTTGGTTCGGTGGTGCCGGCATTAACTGATTCCGCTTTTGTGATTTCAACATTTGCCGCTTTAAAACTCATCAAATTCGCGCATGACTTTGATTGCTGAGCCGACGTGGACAGAACCAACGTGCAAAATGACGACATGAGTAGCCATCGAAATCGTGAATGCATCTGAGTTGTCCCCTTGCCTCCTGGACAATGTTTTTAGCTCTTGTCATTCCGAACGCAGTGAGCAATCACGCGACACACTTTGGGTTCAGCAGGGATTCCTCGCTACGCTCGGAATGACAACGAGGTTCGTTTTAATGCCTGTCAGCCGTAGTACTTTAGGCTACGCTCAACTTGAAAGCTATCGCGTAATCGGAAGCCGGCTTCTGCTGAGGACGGTTGATGTGCAATCCATCATCAGCCTGTCTAAAGGAAATTTTCTCCGGCGAGCCGAGCATCTCCACGTTCCCTACTTTTGTAATCCCATGTGCAGGACGCGATCCGAATGAGCCAAGGACCACGTCGTGCTCAGGCCATCCGAGCACGATGGCATAGATAATCGTCCCGGACTTATTACGGGTGTAGCGAACGTCGCTCGCATCGAGCTGCTGTATGGAGTGCCCTTGGAAAGAGCCTGCTTTAATCATGTGCGGACCTTCTCCATGCACATTCCAGGGTCGAGTGCCATAGATTGCTTCCCCATTGATCTTGAACCAGGCTCCTATGCGCTCGAGAATGAGCCTTTCCTTTGCATCAATCGTGCCGTCCGGCTTTCCTGGGATGTTGAGCAGAAATGTTCCATTCTTGCTGACGGTGTCGACCATCCAGTGAATTACTTGCGCCGGCTGCATGTAACCGCCGTATTCGCCATCGTGGTCGAACAATCTCCGCTGATAATGCCACTGGCCGATGCAAGTCTCAGATTGCCACGGATAAGTCTGGATACCGGTGGTCAGGCCGCGTTCAATATCAGCTACTACTGACTTGTATAGATTTGGCGGAACATCCTTCACATTGAGGATTGCTTCCAGCTTGCCGCCGTGAACAGCCAGGCTGCGGTTGTAGAAATAAGCGGCGATGTTCATCCCTCCCCAGCCAAGAGGCAGGAGCGTGTTGTCGAAGTAGAGCAAGTCAGGATCGTGCTGATCAATCAGGTCGCGAGTGCGATCGTAAAAATCTTTGACGTACGAAGAATCCGGCAACGCGTCCAGCGGATGAGCTGGAGCGTACAGTCTCTGCGGGTCAGTACCGTCCCACCATTGCCCGCGACCGTCGGCAAGTGTTAAGTGGCCGTCGTACGGCTGGCCTGCGAACGCGCCAGAGGAGTCGGTTCCATGACTTGGTTGGAACCACCACCAATTGCGCGCCGCGTGGACGGTCACCCCGAAGCGTAAATTTCGCTTGCGTGCTTCATTTGCCCACGTTCCGATTACGTCTCGGTGCGGACCAATTTTCGCAGCGTTCCATGGATGGAATTTCGAGTCCCAGGTATCAAAGCCATCGTGATGGTTGGCGAGTGCAACGAAGAACTTCGCGCCCGCGCTCACGTACAGATCCATCAGCTCCGATGGTTCCCAATTCAGGAGCGTCCACTGCGCGCAAAGGTCTTTGTACCCGAAGCGCGTGGGTGAGCCGTAATGATCAAGATGGAACTGATACTGCTTCTGCCCTTCGATGTACATATTGCGCGCGTACCAGTCGCCATCTTCGGGAACGCACTGCGGGCTCCAGTGATTCCAAATTCCGAACTTGACATCGCGATACCATTCCGGGCATTCGTACTCAAGAAGTGATTCCCAACTTGGTTTGTAAGGGCCGTCGCCCTGTAGTCCGGGGACGGGCGAAACCATGGGAACGCCGTCGTGCGATCCACCTGGCACCGGCAAATTGGGCTGCGGTGGGTCGTATGCGGAAACCTTGTAGTCTCCAGGATTGAAGCGCTCGGAGACGATCTGACCATTGTGGAACGCGTAGAACACGCGTTCGTTTTCCGACATGGCGCAGAAGCTCGCGTAATCCTGCGTGAGTTTGTTGAAGCCGTCCGGGGATGTGGATGCTGGTGTTTTGGCTGGTGATGCAGCCTGCGTGAAGGCTCTGACCGATTTTAGAAGCGGCGTCGCGGCGAGGCCGCTTAGCAGATGAATAAATTTCCGCCGATGCATCAGTGAAACCTCGCTTATTCCAGCCTCAGCACCTCAGGGCTGATGAATCAACTCTCAAGATCTGCGTTGTTCACCGCACGTCTGAGTTTGCAACGACAGACTCCGTCGCAAATTGGTACAGACAGATGCTGACTGGAGGTACGGATAGCCCTTCTGCGGAGGCCGGCATAACTTTCTCCGTGACCTGAACCTCAGGAGCTTTGCTCAGCACATTGGCAGCATCGGGACTCGCTCCAGTCATTTCCCACATCTTTGCTCCGCCGGTCGCATGGACGCCTTTGATGTTCAAGCTAAGTGATTGAGGCTCTTCCGTTGCATTGACGACGGCTACGGTAAGAAACTTGTGGTCGACGGTGAAAGCAGCGGAGATATCCAGCGGATACGTCGGACTGCCGGGACTCGTCGCAGGTTGTTCGCCTCCGACGGGCCACTTGGGAGCAGGCTGTGGAGAATTGCCGCTAACCTCGACCGGAATAGTTCCAAAATGGTCTCGGTAGAGTTTGAACATCAATCCAGTAGTGTTGAAGCTCGCTTCAGTTGCATTGAAGTTGATCGTAGAAACGCCCATGGTGAAGGCTGACATCTTGAGGAAGCCAGTGTGCCGAAACATCTCTTGCAGCACCATCGCATAAGCCAGAGCGAGTTTTAGATCGGTCGGGCTCCCCGTATATGCCCATTCATCGATCGAGAGAAAAATCTTTTTATCTTTGATAGCGGGATATTGTTCCTGATAATGCCCCCACTCTTCCGCCTTCACGCGAACTCGGTTGGAGGGCACGCGAGACCATTCGATCAACGATTGTTTCACCGGAACATATCCATAGCGCGGCGGCATGGTTGTTCCACCGGTGTAGGGATCGTGTTGGCCGATGTCCAAATCGAAGCGCGTGCCGCTGCGCGCGTACCAGTGCTCGGTCACGCCATCGAATGTGCCCCAACATTTTGAGAAAAGGCCGCCGGTCCAGTCAGCGTCCGTACCGAACTCGCCGATTACTTTGCCGGTAGCCATGCGGGCATTGCCGGTCACCGTCATCTCGTCCGGCATGGCACCGGATGCAAGGATCGTTATGGACGGATCGACTGCACGCATCGCTTTGACAAAATCGCGATGCTTGATCACCCAGTAACGCAGCGGCGTCCAACCGATTTCCCAGAACCCATACGGCTCATTGCCGACATTCCAGTACTTAACGTGATACGGCACGGGATGTCCGTTACGCGCGCGCAACGCGCCCATACGCGTGTTTGTCGATCCATTGATGTACTCCACTTCTTCGGCTGCCGATTCGGCGCCACCGAGACCTGCATTCACTGTGATGTAAGGCTCGACGCCGAGCAACTTGCACATCTCCATCAACTCGTCCATGCCGACGTCGTTGGGCTGCATTGCATTCCATGCGTAATCCCATGTGGGCGGCCGCTTGTCAGGGTCGCCGATCCCAACATGCCAGTCGTAATCGGAAAGGAAATTTCCGCCGGGTAGTCGCCAGAAGCCGGAGTTCAATTGGCGGAGCACAGCTATTGTGTCGGAGCGGAAGCCATGAACATTGTCCGCGGGCATAAGTGAGACCGTCCCAATATGGAACGAACCCGTGCCTGCACCGACGATCTCCAGACGAGCGTTGTCGCTATCCGACTGTGCCGTAAACTTCAGCGGAAACCTTGCGTATCCAGAATGTAGAGTTGGCGCCGTGATCTCTTGCCGGTCTTGAGTACCCGTGCCCCAGACGAGGTTAACTTTCACTTTCGCCGCCGGAGTTCCAGCGAGGTAGATTCGGCCCACGTAAGACTTGCCTTTGCGCAACACCAAACCGGACTGCTGGATGCCGTGCGGCGTCGCAACTTCCAGCTTTATCTCGGGAGAATGCTCGCCGACAAAAGCATGCGTCGCGTCCATAGTGATGAACTCGTCAGGACCTATAGGCCGCCACTTCTTGTATTGCATCCTCTGGCGGATTGCATTCGGTGCTCCGCTGGGCTGAGGCTCTGGTTTTGAGTCGATTGAGAAGTAGAACTTACGGTCATCGAGCATCTCGCTCCACAGCGAGTGGTTAATGAGATTCCCAATGTGCTCGATGAACATTCCATACATATATTTCGAGATCGGCTCCTTTACCTGTGTCGCATCGACAGTGGCCACGATCGGAGAAGGATGAGTCTCCACCTGGGCGTGAGACCAGCACGAGAGAGCAATTGCGGTTCCAATCAGAGCGAAAACTCTGAGCTTTGTAGCGATGGGAGAGAGCGTCACGTTTCTAGGCCTCTCAAACGTTTTAGTTCGTTGCGGCTCGAAATTTATATGCTCAGGAACATCTGTTGTCAACGTCGGTAAAGTTATCGATAATAGCCGCTTCATTGGCATGACCAAGTTGCGGAATGCAGTGAACACCATCCACGAGAATAGATGAGCCGATCTGTAATGCGGAGTAGGACCGATCGCCGCATCCACATTGCAGAACGCGAACAAAGGAGAGGCATTCATGTCTGATTCTTCAAAGCGCAGTGTTATTACCCGACGCGAGGCACTGCTGCTTTCGGCCACGGCAGGAGTAGGAATTATCGCAACTGAAGCTGCACGAGCATCGGACAGCATCAAGACTTCGGCTCATCAGGGACCCGGTAACTGCTCGACTCCGGCTTCGGCGGTGGCGAAAACGCAATACGGAAAAGTGCGCGGGTTTGTCGATGGTGGCGTATTCACGTTCAAGGGCGTGCCTTACGGGCAGACTACGGCAGGAGCGAACCGCTGGCTCCCTGCCAAGCCTCCCACGCCTTGGACCGACGAGTATCCCACTCTGGTGTATGGAGCGAATTGTCCGCAAAATCTGCATACCTGGACGAGCCCCGAACAGACCTTTATCCAAGACTGGGACGACGGCTGGCAAAGCGAAGACCTGCTCAAGCTGAACATCTGGACCTCAAGCCTGACAGGCAGGCGGCCCGTGATGTTTTACATCCACGGCGGAGGATACAGTTTCGGATCGTCATATGAATTGCCCTCGCATGAGGGCGCGCAAATGGCGCGGCACCACGACGTGGTACAGGTCTCGGTCAATCATCGGCTTAACATCCTCGGTTTCTTCGATGTCTCTGAAATCGGCGGCCCAGCCTATGAAGATTCAGCAAACGTTGGTATGTCCGATCTGGTGGCGGCGCTGCGCTGGGTTCACGACAACATCGAGAACTTCGGTGGAGATCCGGATCGGGTGATGATCTACGGCCAGTCCGGCGGCGGATCG includes:
- a CDS encoding DUF6351 family protein; the encoded protein is MSFKAANVEITKAESVNAGTTEPNPWGPGHSAPLPAYCRVEGVINRRTGVDGEEFGIRFVLAMPDKWNSDFLMQGGAGSNGVVQSPLGLNAAGDTPGLMRGFAVVSTDTGHKSHHPGFDFAFMKDEQAYLDFAYLANAEVAKLSKQLIAQHYGKAPSFSYFSGCSTGGREGMILSQRYPTVFDGIISGDPAMRTGLSNLAIGKWIPVAFNQIAPKDSDGKPIITQVITDNDRKLISEGLLKRCDAKDGVADGMISDPLACDFDPAILMCQNGKNESCLAPDKVAAIKKAMGGPTTTGGIQVYPGSLYDTGITASGPIRGILSPGPGIFGPATTAMEVDVEKEALTDAQPLVDSMSTNLTTFSQHGGKLIFYHGASDPWFSPLDTFGYYKDMAAANGGSEAVSKWSQFYFVPGMGHCGGGQALDQFDLLGAMVGWVEKGNAPQSVIATGKAFPGRSRPLCAYPKHAQYTGHGDTQDAKNFECR
- a CDS encoding alpha-L-fucosidase, producing the protein MHRRKFIHLLSGLAATPLLKSVRAFTQAASPAKTPASTSPDGFNKLTQDYASFCAMSENERVFYAFHNGQIVSERFNPGDYKVSAYDPPQPNLPVPGGSHDGVPMVSPVPGLQGDGPYKPSWESLLEYECPEWYRDVKFGIWNHWSPQCVPEDGDWYARNMYIEGQKQYQFHLDHYGSPTRFGYKDLCAQWTLLNWEPSELMDLYVSAGAKFFVALANHHDGFDTWDSKFHPWNAAKIGPHRDVIGTWANEARKRNLRFGVTVHAARNWWWFQPSHGTDSSGAFAGQPYDGHLTLADGRGQWWDGTDPQRLYAPAHPLDALPDSSYVKDFYDRTRDLIDQHDPDLLYFDNTLLPLGWGGMNIAAYFYNRSLAVHGGKLEAILNVKDVPPNLYKSVVADIERGLTTGIQTYPWQSETCIGQWHYQRRLFDHDGEYGGYMQPAQVIHWMVDTVSKNGTFLLNIPGKPDGTIDAKERLILERIGAWFKINGEAIYGTRPWNVHGEGPHMIKAGSFQGHSIQQLDASDVRYTRNKSGTIIYAIVLGWPEHDVVLGSFGSRPAHGITKVGNVEMLGSPEKISFRQADDGLHINRPQQKPASDYAIAFKLSVA
- a CDS encoding alpha-N-arabinofuranosidase, translating into MTLSPIATKLRVFALIGTAIALSCWSHAQVETHPSPIVATVDATQVKEPISKYMYGMFIEHIGNLINHSLWSEMLDDRKFYFSIDSKPEPQPSGAPNAIRQRMQYKKWRPIGPDEFITMDATHAFVGEHSPEIKLEVATPHGIQQSGLVLRKGKSYVGRIYLAGTPAAKVKVNLVWGTGTQDRQEITAPTLHSGYARFPLKFTAQSDSDNARLEIVGAGTGSFHIGTVSLMPADNVHGFRSDTIAVLRQLNSGFWRLPGGNFLSDYDWHVGIGDPDKRPPTWDYAWNAMQPNDVGMDELMEMCKLLGVEPYITVNAGLGGAESAAEEVEYINGSTNTRMGALRARNGHPVPYHVKYWNVGNEPYGFWEIGWTPLRYWVIKHRDFVKAMRAVDPSITILASGAMPDEMTVTGNARMATGKVIGEFGTDADWTGGLFSKCWGTFDGVTEHWYARSGTRFDLDIGQHDPYTGGTTMPPRYGYVPVKQSLIEWSRVPSNRVRVKAEEWGHYQEQYPAIKDKKIFLSIDEWAYTGSPTDLKLALAYAMVLQEMFRHTGFLKMSAFTMGVSTINFNATEASFNTTGLMFKLYRDHFGTIPVEVSGNSPQPAPKWPVGGEQPATSPGSPTYPLDISAAFTVDHKFLTVAVVNATEEPQSLSLNIKGVHATGGAKMWEMTGASPDAANVLSKAPEVQVTEKVMPASAEGLSVPPVSICLYQFATESVVANSDVR
- a CDS encoding carboxylesterase family protein; translation: MSDSSKRSVITRREALLLSATAGVGIIATEAARASDSIKTSAHQGPGNCSTPASAVAKTQYGKVRGFVDGGVFTFKGVPYGQTTAGANRWLPAKPPTPWTDEYPTLVYGANCPQNLHTWTSPEQTFIQDWDDGWQSEDLLKLNIWTSSLTGRRPVMFYIHGGGYSFGSSYELPSHEGAQMARHHDVVQVSVNHRLNILGFFDVSEIGGPAYEDSANVGMSDLVAALRWVHDNIENFGGDPDRVMIYGQSGGGSKVTTLMGMPSAAGLFHRAAVQSGGGGNIPTKEQQTELARLVMKDLGLAPNDIESLQKMEWSKLMAAGTAAAAKINPPGPAFGPGAPGKPRVGWSPCVDGKLVNMRSFFDAAPQISKDVPMLIGSVSEEGNRMSSRPTEEEWHANLAKTYGEEKAT